The following coding sequences are from one Bacteroidota bacterium window:
- a CDS encoding DUF4159 domain-containing protein — protein MKRVLITGLILWICCAFVVVDQPIKIALLKYNGGGDWYANPTSLPNLAKYCNQNIGTNIDTDIPSVEVGSAEIFNYPFVHMTGHGNVVFNEQELSNLRAYLVGGGFLHADDNYGMDKFIRPQLEKLFPGSKLIELPFSHAIFHQKYDFPNGLPKIHEHDGLPPQAFGIFHEGRLVVLYTYQCDLGDGWEDPEVHKDPEPVREKALKMGANIIRYVFSN, from the coding sequence ATGAAAAGAGTATTGATTACCGGTTTGATTCTTTGGATCTGTTGCGCATTTGTAGTAGTTGATCAGCCTATAAAGATTGCTCTCTTGAAATATAACGGCGGAGGAGATTGGTACGCCAACCCTACCTCACTTCCCAATCTGGCTAAGTATTGCAACCAAAACATAGGTACTAATATAGATACCGACATTCCAAGTGTGGAAGTGGGAAGTGCCGAAATTTTCAATTACCCTTTTGTTCACATGACTGGCCACGGCAACGTGGTGTTTAACGAACAGGAGCTGTCCAATCTTCGCGCCTATTTGGTCGGTGGCGGATTTCTTCATGCAGATGATAACTATGGTATGGACAAATTCATCCGGCCACAGTTAGAGAAACTATTCCCGGGTTCTAAGTTGATTGAGCTTCCCTTTTCTCATGCAATATTTCACCAGAAATATGACTTCCCAAATGGCCTACCTAAGATTCATGAACATGATGGCCTGCCTCCGCAAGCTTTTGGCATCTTTCATGAAGGAAGATTAGTAGTGCTTTATACCTATCAATGTGATTTAGGCGATGGGTGGGAAGACCCCGAAGTGCATAAAGATCCCGAACCGGTCCGCGAAAAGGCACTGAAGATGGGCGCCAATATTATCCGCTACGTTTTCTCCAACTGA
- a CDS encoding 16S rRNA (uracil(1498)-N(3))-methyltransferase: MNVFYCPDAMLNELCVLDETESKHIVSVLRKREGEELFVFDGKGNLFDARIISVGKKEVTVRVAKLLEADAGNKSSLHIAIAPPKNIERFEWFIEKATEIGISQITPLLCTRSERRELRIDRLQRVMLSACKQSLKYQIPVLNEMIKYDELLRSFNGESRKFIAHLDEKSLHFKQAYHGGFDVVMLIGPEGDFTPEEIALAVQREFEPVILGKSRLRLETAGVYAAAAFNMANE; this comes from the coding sequence ATGAATGTCTTTTATTGTCCGGATGCCATGTTAAATGAACTATGTGTTCTAGACGAAACAGAATCCAAACATATTGTGAGCGTTTTACGCAAACGAGAGGGAGAGGAGCTATTTGTCTTTGACGGGAAAGGAAACCTATTTGATGCACGGATTATTTCTGTTGGCAAGAAGGAAGTGACGGTTCGTGTCGCAAAACTGTTGGAAGCTGATGCGGGGAATAAATCTTCTCTACATATCGCTATTGCTCCACCCAAAAACATAGAGCGCTTCGAGTGGTTTATTGAAAAGGCAACTGAAATTGGTATTAGCCAAATCACTCCGCTTTTATGTACCCGTTCCGAAAGGAGAGAATTGAGGATTGACCGACTGCAGCGGGTAATGCTAAGCGCCTGCAAGCAAAGTCTGAAATATCAAATTCCAGTGCTGAATGAAATGATAAAGTATGATGAACTCCTTCGTTCGTTCAATGGTGAGAGTCGTAAATTCATTGCTCACTTGGATGAAAAGTCTCTGCATTTTAAACAAGCATATCATGGAGGTTTTGATGTGGTCATGCTTATAGGCCCCGAAGGGGACTTTACGCCGGAGGAAATAGCGCTCGCTGTCCAACGCGAATTCGAACCCGTTATATTGGGCAAAAGCCGTTTGCGGTTGGAAACTGCCGGAGTTTATGCAGCCGCCGCTTTTAATATGGCGAATGAATGA
- the rpsP gene encoding 30S ribosomal protein S16: protein MAVKIRLQRHGRGKRPFYHIVAADSRAPRDGNYIERIGDYNPLTRPATIHLDVDKAVNWLQKGAEITDTVNAIFKYKGILYKKHLLRGVAKGAMTAEEAESKYQLWMDEHKNKALDHEKKHHKDKSEIKAKLLEQEQKKATDRDAKRMAALTVAEEAKKAAETEATAQEAPAAETSASADTQEPPTEG, encoded by the coding sequence ATGGCAGTAAAAATCAGATTACAGAGACACGGCAGAGGCAAACGCCCTTTTTATCACATCGTTGCGGCAGACAGCCGTGCACCACGCGACGGTAATTACATTGAACGTATTGGTGACTATAATCCACTGACCCGTCCCGCTACCATCCATTTGGATGTAGATAAAGCGGTGAACTGGCTTCAGAAGGGTGCGGAGATTACAGATACCGTAAATGCTATTTTTAAGTATAAAGGCATCCTTTATAAGAAGCATCTTCTACGCGGAGTAGCAAAAGGTGCCATGACCGCCGAAGAGGCTGAATCAAAATATCAGTTGTGGATGGACGAGCATAAAAACAAAGCGCTGGACCACGAGAAAAAACATCATAAGGATAAGAGTGAAATCAAAGCCAAGTTGTTGGAGCAAGAACAAAAGAAGGCAACTGATCGCGATGCAAAACGTATGGCTGCATTAACTGTTGCCGAAGAGGCTAAGAAAGCCGCTGAAACGGAGGCGACTGCTCAAGAAGCTCCGGCTGCCGAGACAAGCGCTAGTGCTGATACCCAAGAACCTCCTACAGAAGGATAG
- the rimM gene encoding 16S rRNA processing protein RimM, with amino-acid sequence MAESYITVGKLGKPHGISGAFRFLLSLELKSKNRFPKYFVLTSGNHSAPQFINKIEWIGEKDGIITFEEINSRETAKRYNGSAILLLEKDITSYFKKEDTGEHDLTGFLASDETEGLIGRIHEMIESPGQILLSIEDKDILIPLVDEFIVKINRPKREILFRLPEGLLDL; translated from the coding sequence ATGGCCGAATCGTACATAACTGTCGGCAAACTCGGAAAGCCTCACGGAATAAGTGGGGCTTTTCGGTTTCTATTATCCTTGGAACTGAAAAGTAAAAACAGATTTCCAAAATACTTTGTTCTGACTTCAGGGAATCACTCCGCACCTCAGTTTATTAATAAAATAGAATGGATAGGAGAAAAAGATGGAATCATAACCTTTGAAGAAATAAACTCTCGGGAAACTGCAAAGCGATACAATGGCTCTGCAATCTTGCTTCTTGAAAAAGACATTACAAGCTATTTCAAAAAAGAAGATACCGGGGAACATGACTTGACCGGGTTCCTTGCTTCCGACGAAACCGAAGGGCTTATCGGACGAATTCATGAGATGATCGAAAGCCCCGGGCAGATCCTCTTATCAATAGAGGACAAGGATATTCTTATCCCTTTGGTGGACGAATTCATTGTAAAAATCAACAGGCCTAAAAGAGAAATTCTCTTTCGTTTGCCCGAAGGATTACTTGACTTATGA